The Nocardioides marmorisolisilvae genomic interval CGCCTCGACGTCGCGGTCGCCCTCAAGGCACTTGAGGTGACCGGGCCGCGCGGCTGACGGCGCGCAGACAACCCTTGCCAGCCCTCCTCGGCATCCTTAGGCACCTCTCGCCGTCGTACCGCTGTGAGCGGCGTCACTATCTTGAGGCCACCTCGGGCACATGGACGCGTGTGACCAGACGCAGGGAGGACCCGCAATGTCAGGGATGTTCAAGTGGGATGTTGTCTACGGAGGCAAGACGCCACCGCCGGGCAAGGCGGTCGGTCCGCATGAGCGGTTGAGCTGGGGCCGCACGATCGGCCTCGGCGCCCAGCACGTGGTCGCGATGTTCGGCGCGACCTTCGTCTTCCCGATCGTGATGGGCCTGGATCCCAACCTGGCCATCCTCTTCTCGGGCATCTGCACGATCCTGTTCCTTCTGGTCGTCAAGGGCCACGTGCCCAGCTACCTGGGCACCAGCGGCTCCTTCGTCGCCGGCGTCACGGCCATCCGGCTCCAAGGCGGTGACTCCGCCGATGTCACCGGCGCGATCCTCGTGTCGGGCCTGGTGCTCGCGCTGGTCGGTGTCCTGGTGCACTTCGCGGGCGCCAACGTGCTGAAGAAGGTCCTGCCGCCGGCCGTGACCGGTGCGGTGGTGATGCTCATCGGCTTCAACCTGGCGCCCGTCGTCGCCAACGTGTACTGGCCCCAGGACCAGTGGATCGCGCTGATGGTGGCCGCGTTCGTCGTCTTCGCGACGGTCCGCTTCCCCGGCTTCTGGGCACGGATCTCGGTCTTCCTGGGCCTGGTGTTCGGCTACCTGATCTCCTGGTTCTCCGATGAGGTGTTCGGCAAGATCACCTCGTTCAGCGCCGCGGCGAACAAGGTCACCACCCACGACCGGATCGACCTCTCCGGGCTGTCCCAGGCCAAGTGGATCGGCCTGCCGTCAATGCATCTCAGGGACGGAGTCCCGGCGGTGCACGGACCCAGCATCTCGCTGACCTTCGTCCTGCTGATCCTGCCGGCGGTGATCGCGCTGATCGCCGAGAACACCGGCCACGTCCGCGCGGTCGCCGAGATGACCGGCGAGGACCTCGACCCCTACATGGGCCGCGCGCTGGCGGCAGACGGCATCGCCACCGCCCTGGCCAGCACCTTCGGCGCATCGCCCACCACGACGTACGCCGAGAACATCGGAGTGATGTCGGCGACCCGGATCTACTCCACGGCGGCCTATTACGTGGCCGCCTTCGTGGCGATCATCCTGGGGCTGTGCCCGAAGTTCGGCGTGGTCGTGAACGCGATCCCGGGCGGCGTGCTCGGCGGCATCACGGTCGTGCTCTACGGCATGATCGGCCTGATCGGCGCCAAGATCTGGGTCGACAACGGGGTCAGCTTCGCCGACCCGTTGAACATGGCGCCGCTTGCCGCCGGACTGATCGCGGGCATCGGCAACGTCTCGCTGAAGATCACCCACAGCTTCGAGCTCGGAGGCATCGCCCTGGGCACGATCGTGGTGATCGCGTTCTACCACCTCGTCAACGTCAGACGCACCGGCGGCCCGTCGCCCGCACTGGCATCGTTCGGCGACATCCCTCCCACCCACGAGGGTCGGCGGTCCGGCGACGACGATCCGGCTCCGGCCTCGGTGTAGGAGTGCGCCCGGATCCAGGCTGCCCAGCGGTTCGTGCGGGGCGGCCGGGATGACCAGGCACCTGGACAGGCCACGTAGAAAGGCATCGTGAAACCAGCACCCTTCCGCTACTGCAGGCCTGCCGACCTGGGCGCGGCGCTGCAGGCGTTGGCGGACGACCCGGAGGCCAAGGTGCTGGCGGGCGGCCAGAGCCTGGTGCCGCTGCTCTCCATGCGGCTCGCCGCACCGTCGATGCTGGTGGACATCAATGGGCTGCCCGACCTCGACCAGGTGCGGGTGGGCACGGACGGCGTGCGGGTCGGGGCCCTGTCTCGGCACAGCCAGGTGCTGGCCTGCGTGCAGGCGGCCCAGGTGCAGCCGCTGCTGTGCCTGGCCGTGGCCAAGGTCGCGCATCCGACGATCCGCAACCGCGGCACCACGGTGGGCTCGCTGGTCCACGCCGACCCCGCGGCCGAGCTCCCCGCCGTGCTCCTGGTCCTCGGCGGCACGCTGACGGTCGCCTCCACGTCGGGGCGGCGGACGATCGCGGCAGGCGACCTGTTCGCCGGACCGATGGAGTCGACCCTGGCGCACGACGAGATCGCGGTCGAGGCGTTCTTCCCCGCACTGCCCGCCGGAGGCGGGGTCGCCTTCGATGAGGTCGCCCGACGCAACGGTGACTACGCGTTGTGCGGGATTGCGGTCACGATGCGGCTCGACGGTGACCGGGTGGTCGACGCCCGGGCCGGGTACCTCTCGGTCGCGGAGGTGCCCACCGCCGTGGACCTGACCGTCGCGCTCGGCGGCACGGTCGACTCGGACGCGCTCGGGCGAGCGGGGGAGGCCGCTCTGGCTGTGCTCGACCCACAAGACGACATCCATGCGACGGCCGCCTACCGGGCCCAGCTCGTCCGGGTGCTGACCAGCCGGGCGGTGCGCGCGGCGTACGACGACGCCAGGGCACGAGGGAGGGTGGACCCGTGAGCGAGGAACTGCACGCAGTCCGGCTGCGGGTCAACGGCACGTCGTACGACGTCCGGGTGCCCGCGCGGCGGCTGCTCTCGGACGCGCTGCGTCACGACCTCGGTCTGACCGGCACCCACGTCGGCTGCGAGCACGGGGTCTGTGGGGCCTGCACCGTGCTGCTGGACGGGACGCCGGTGCGCAGCTGCCTGATGTTCGCGGTCTCGGCGATCGATGCCGAGATCACCACCGTTGAGGGACTGACCAACGACGACGGCAGTCTCGGCCCGGTGCAGCAGGCCTTCAAGGAGTGCCACGGGCTGCAGTGCGGGTTCTGCACGCCCGGCTTCCTGACCACGGTCACGGCCGGCCTCGCGGCCAACCCCGACCCGAGCCGGGAGGAGGCCCGCGAGATCGTGGCGGGCAATCTCTGCCGCTGCACCGGCTACCAGAACATCGTGGCCGCCGTGCAGCGCGCGGCCGCCCTTCGACAGGCTCAGGGACCGGCCGAGGGGGTCGCGCCGTGACCACCAAGCTGTTCGGCGCCAAGGTCCAGCGCGTCGAGGACGACCGGCTGCTGCGGGGTGCCGGCCGCTACGTCGACGACCTCGCGGTCGGGCCGCAGGCCGGCACGCTGCACGCGGCGGTGCTGCGCAGCCCGCACGCGCACGCGCGGATCCGCGACATCGACGTCGAGGCGGTGCTCGACCTCGACGGCGTGCATGCGGTCTGGACCTACGACGACCTCGTCGAGATGGCGGCGCAGACCTCCGCACCGCTCGCCGAGCCGCTGCCGCTGCTGATCCCGCACCCTGCGCTCACCCACGGCCGCACCCAGTACGCCCTGGCCCGAGACGAGGTCAACCACGTCGGCGAGGCGATCGCCTTCGTGGTCGCCGACGACCGCTACCTCGCGGAGGATGCACTCTCGCTGATCCGGGTCGACTACGAGTTCCTGCCACCGGTGGTCGGCATCGAGGCGTCGCGTGCCGCTGAGCACCTGGTCCACGACGACGTACCCGGGAACATCGGGGCGCGACTCGAGCAGGGCACCGGCGACGCGGCCGGAGCGATCGCGGCCGCGCCGCACCGGCTCGAGCTCGACCTGACCGTCGAGCGCAGCGCCAGCATGCCGCTCGAGGGGCGCGGTGTGGTCGCCCGCTGGGATCCCGACCAGGGGCGACTCCAGGTGTGGAGCTCCACCCAGACCTCGACCGGCGTGCGGGCCGCGGTGGCGGCCAAGCTCGGGCTCGACCTGGGCAGCGTGGACGTCATCACTCCCGACGTCGGCGGCGGCTTCGGGGTGAAGATCAACCATCCCTGGCCCGAGGAGGTGCTGGTCCCGCTGGCCGCCCGCGTGCTGGGGCGCCCGGTGAAGTTCGTCGAGGACCGGCGCGAGCACTTCGTCTCGGCCGCCCACGAGCGGGCGCAGGTGCACCACGTCGAGGTCGGATTCGACGACGACGGCCGGTTGCTCGGCCTGGACGTCACCTTCTGGCACGACCATGGCGCCTACACGCCGTACGGGCTGATCGTGCCGATCATCACCTCGACCCAGCTGCTCGGTCCCTACAAGCCGCAGAACTACCACGTGGTCTTCGAGTCGCTCTACACCAACACCGTGATGGTGACGCCGTACCGCGGCGCGGGTCGTCCGCAGGGCTGCTTCGTGATGGAGCGGACCATGGACGCGATCGCGACGTACCTGGGCAAGGATCGCGCCGACGTCAGGGCCGCCAACTTCATCCAGCCCGACGAGTTCCCCTACGACCAGGGGCTGATCTTCCAGGACGGCCGCGAGCTGGAGTACGACTCCGGCGACTACCCGGCGTCGTTGGCCAAGATCAAGGCCCTGGTCGGCTGGGACGAGTTCGAGGCCTTCCGCGCCGACATGGCGGCACAAGGTCGACGGGTCGGGATCGGCCTGGCCTGCTACGTCGAGGGAACCGGCGTCGGTCCCTACGAGGGCGCGCACATCCATGTCGAGACCTCCGGCAAGGTCAAGGTCGCCACCGGGCTGACCACGCAGGGGCAGGGGCACCAGACCGCGTTCGCCCAGATCGTCGCCGACGCGCTCGGCGTGCCGTTGGAGGACGTCGAGGTCACCACCGGGGACACCCGTCGGATGCCGTACGCCGTGGGCACCTTCGCCTCCCGCGCTGCGGTGATGAGCGGCTCGGCGGTGCACCTTGCTGCCGGGAAGGTCCGGGAGAAGGCGCTGCGGATCGCCGCGGATGCCCTCGAGGCGTCGGTCGATGACCTCGAGATCGTCGACGGAGTGATCGGCGTCAAGGGCTCGCCGGGCGCCACCATCGACCTGGGCACGATCGCGGTGCTGTCCAACCCGCTGCGCTATGCCTTCGACGAGAAGTCCGCGCTGGCCACCCAGTTCACCGTCGGCGACCCGGGCAAGCCCCCGGTGGCCGAGGACGACGAGCCGGGGCTGGAGGGCCGGGACTTCTACTCGCCCGAGCGGTCGACGTTCGCGTCCGGCATGCACTCCGTCGTGGTCGAGACCGATCCGGACACCGCCGAGATCCGGATCCTGCGGTACGCCGTCGTGCACGACTGCGGCCATCTGATCAACCCGATGATCGTCGAGGGCCAGATCCACGGCGGCGTGGCGCAGGGCGTGGGCGGAGCGCTCTACGAGCGGATGGTCTACGACGACGCCGGGCAGCTGCTCAACGCCTCGTTCATGGACTTCCTGATGCCCTACGTGACCGAGGTGCCCGAGTCGATCGAGATCGACCATCTCGAGACGCCCTCGCCCTTGAACCCGTTGGGCATCAAGGGCGCCGGCGAGGCCGGCGTGATCCCGTCCGCGGCGGTCTTCGCGTCCGCGATCGAGGACGCCGAGCGCGGCGGCGGTGGTGGCCTGACCATCACCTCGATGCCGATCTCACCGTCGGAGCTCTTCGCCCTTCGACAAGCTCAGGGACCGGTCGGCGAGGGGACGGTCGTCGAGGGGCCGATCGGCGAGGGGACGGTCGTCGAGGGGCCGATCGGTGAGGGCGTTGAGGGGCCGATCGCCGAGGGGCCGATCGCCGGGGGACCGATCGTCGAGACAGCAGGGAAGGACAGGCCATGAAGATCGGCGGAGAGGCGACCTTGGTCGCACCGGTGGAGCGGGTCTGGGAGGCGATCTTGGACCCGCGGGTCCTGGTCGCCACCATTCCGGGCTGCGAGCGGCTGGAGCAGACCGGGGAGAACACCTATGACATGACCGTGACGGCCGGGGTCGCCGCGATCCGGGGCACCTACTCGGGGACGTGCGCGCTGAGCGACCTCGCCGAGCGGGAGTCGCTGGTGCTGTCGGTGCAGGGCGCGGGTGCGCCCGGCACGATCGGGGCGAAGGTCGATGTCCGCTTCGAGGACAACCGCGACGGCACCACCACGCTGCTCTACGACGCCGACGCGGTCGTCGGCGGCATGGTCGGTGGCGTCGGCCAGCGGATGCTGACGTCGGTGAGCAGGCGGATGGCGACCGAGTTCTTCAGCAATATCGAGCGGGCGATCAACGGGGTGCCGGCGCACGAGGAGCCGGTCGAGGGCCTAGCCGCGACGGCGCCTGAGGTGTTCACCGCATCACCCAGGGCGGGGGCCGGCCTCGATCAGGACAGCTTCCTCAAGGGAGTCGCGCTCGGCGCCGGCCTGGTGCTGCTCGGGGTCGCCGCCGGCTCGTTGTTCGGCCGGCGGAAGTAGCCGTGCCGGATCTCTCCGTCGACTCGACGGCCCGCGCGATGGTGGCGGCACTGCGGGCTCGTCGGATCTCCGCGCGCGAGCTGCTCGACCTGCACCTGGCGAGGATCGTCGCACGCAACCCGCAGCTCAACGCGCTCGTCTCGCTCGACGAGGACCGTGCCCGGGCCGCGGCGACCGCGGCCGACAAGGCGCTGGTCGCCGGCGGGGAGGTCGGTCCGCTCCACGGTCTGCCGTTCGCCTTCAAGGACACCCACGACGTCGCCGGCTGGCGGACGACGTACGGCTCGCCGATCTTCGCCGACCACGTGCCCGATGCTGACGAGCTCGTCGTGGAGCGGGTACGTCGCGCCGGCGTGGTGGTCGTCGGCCGCAGTAACGTGCCTGAGTTCGCGGCCGGGTCGCACACCTTCAACCGGGTGTTCGGCACCACGCTGAACCCGGTCGACCCGACCCGGTCGGCCGGCGGCTCCAGCGGCGGCGCGGCCTGTGCGCTGGCGGCCGGGATGGTGCCGCTCGCGGACGGCTCCGACATGGGCGGATCGCTGCGCAACCCGGCATCCTTCTGCGGGGTCGTCGGTTTCCGGCCGTCGCTCGGCCGGGTGCCGTCGTGGCCGACCGGCAACCACTGGGAGACCACTGCGGTGAGCGGTCCGCTGGCCCGCAACGTCGGCGACGTCGCGCTGCTGCTGTCGGTGATGGCCGGGCCGGACCCGCGCACCCCGCACGCGCTCGCCGATCCCGGCTCGGCGTTCGCCCCGCCGCTCGTCGGCAGCCTCGCCGGGCTGCGGGTCGCGCTCGCCCCCACCCTGGACGGACAGCTGGTCGTCGACGACCGGGTCGCTGCCGTGGTCGAGGCGAGTGGGGCCGTGTTCGCCGCTGCGGGCGCCCGGGTCACCGGCGCCGCACCCGACCTGGCGCTCGCCGAGGACACGTTCCGCACCTTGCGGGCGTGGCTCTTCCAGGCCAGCTTCGGCGCGCTGCTCGCCGAGCGGCCCGACGACTTCAAGCAGTCGCTCGCCGACAACATCCGGGCCGGGGAGTCGCTCACCGGCGCGGACGTCGCCCGCGCCTACGCACAGCGCACCGCGCTCGCCGACACGATGCGGGTGTTCTTCGCCTCGCATGACCTGCTGGTGCTGCCCACGTCGCAAGTGCCGCCGTTCCCGGCCGACCAGGAGTATCCGGCCGAGATCAACGGGCAGCCGATGGAGACGTACCTGGACTGGATGCGATCGGCGTACTTCATCACGGTCACGGGCTGCCCGGCGATCTCCGTGCCGGCCGGGACCACGCCCGAGGGCCTGCCGGTCGGGATCCAGGTCGTCGCGCCGCACGGCGCCGACCGGTTCCTGCTCGAGGTCGCGGCTGCCTTCGAGTCGGCGCGCTGACCTCCGGAGTCAAGACTTGCCGTGGAGAGCGGGTGGTGTCGGCAACTTGTGCCGTCGTCCGGTCCGACCGCGGCCGGTTGAATCGGGGCCATGGCGGGCCAGCGGCGGATCCGGATCGGCATCGACACCGGCGGCACCTTCACCGACGTGGTCGCGCTCGACGAGGACACCGGCGCGCTGGTCACCACCAAGACGCCGTCGACACCGGCAGACCCGGCGGACGGCTTCATGGCCGGGGTCGAGAAGGTGCTCGCGCTCCTCGCAGTGGATGGCGGCGGCGCCACGGCCGCCGACCTGGTCGCCGTCAGCCACGGCACCACCGTCGCCACCAACCAGCTGCTCGAGGGGAAGGTGGGCCGGCTCGGCTTCATCACCAACACCGGCTACGAGGCGATGCTCGAGATCGCGCGCCAGTCGGTGCCGGACGGCTACGGCAACTCCTACTTCTGGGTGAAGCCGGACCGGATCGTCCCGCGCGACCTGGTCCGCGGCGTCGACGGCCGCCTCGACTTCACCGGCGCAGAGCTTCGACCGTTCGACGAGGACGGAGCCCGCACCGTCGCGCGCTGGTTCCGGGACCGCGGGATCGACACGCTCGGTGTCTGTTTCCTGCACGCCTACGCGAACCCCGCGCACGAGCTGGCGATGCGGGCCGTGCTGGCCGAGGAGCACCCGGACGCGGTGGTCAGCCTGAGCAGCGAGGTGCTGCGGGAGTATCGCGAGTACGAGCGCGCGATGACCACCCTGGTCGACGCCGCCGTCAAGCCTCGGCTGTCGCGGTACGTCGCCGGCATCCGCGAGCGGCTCGACCACCTCACCGGCGAGGCCGGTCCGGTGCCCTTCCACGTGATGAAGTCCAACGGCGGGGTGCTCTCCGCGGAGGAGGTCGTGCACCAGCCGATCACCACGGTGCTCTCCGGCCCCGCTGCCGGGGCCCTGGGCGCCGCCCTGATCGCCCGGGTGGCCGGGTTCGACCGGGTGCTCACCAGCGACGGCGGTGGCACCTCGACCGACGTGTCCGTGGTGATCGACGGCCAGCCCACGCTCACCACCGAGGGCAGCGTGGGCGCCTACCCCAGCAAGATCCCGATGATCGACGTGGTCACGGTCGGGGCCGGCGGTGGCTCGATCGCATGGCTCTCGCCCGAGGGCAGCCTCAAGGTCGGCCCGCAGTCGGCCGGTGCCGAGCCGGGACCGATCTGTTACCGGCACGGGGGCACCGAGGTCACCGTCACCGACGCCCACGTCGTGCTGGGCCGGATCCCACCCCATCTCCTCGGCGGTGAGATCCCGCTGGACGTGCCCGCCGCCCGCCAGGGCGTGGAGGCTCTGGCGGAGCGGCTCGGGCTCTCCGCGGAGGCCTGTGCCACCGGCGTGCTGGAGATCTCTGCCTGGAACCAGGCGAACGCATTGCGACAGGTGACGGTCAAGCGTGGCCTCGACGTACGCGACTTCACGCTGACTACATTCGGCGGCTCGGGTTCGCTGCTGCTCTGCCGGCTGATGGACGTCCTCGGGGTGCCGCGGGTGCTGGTGCCGCCGAACCCGGGCAACGTCTCCGCGTTCGGGCTGCTGACGGTGGATGTCCGCAGCGACTACGTGCAGACCCACGTGCGGCTGGCGAGCGTGCTCGATCCGGTCGAGGTCGCCGAGATCCTCGGCGCGCTCACCGAGCGAGCCGCCGCAGCGCTGGTCGCGGAGGGGTTCGCCGCCGACCAGCACGAGTTCGCGAGGACGGCCGACCTGCGCTACTTCGGTCAGGCCTTCGAGGTGCGGGTGCCGATCCCCGACGGGCCGGTGGACGACGGGTTGCTGGGCGAGGTCGGCAAGCGATTCCATGCCGAGCACCGGGCACTCTACGGCTACGACTTCGCCGGCGACCCGAGCCAGCAGGTGGAGTGGGTCAACCTGCGCGTGTCGGGGATCGGCCCGATCCAGCGCCCGGAGATCCGCGCTGCTCCTCGCCAGGTGGCCGCGGGGGCCGTGCCGAGCACCGGCTCGCGGCCGGTCTGCTTCGACGCCGCTGCCGGGTACGTCGACACGCCTGTGCACTGGCGAGCCGCCCTCGGTCCCGGCACGGTCGTGTCCGGGCCTGCGGTGATCGAGGAGTTCGGCTCGACGGTGCCCATCCATCCCGGATTCACCGCCCGGGTCGACGACTGGCTGAACCTGGTCGTGACGAGGAGCGAGCAATGAGCGAGCGCGCACCCACCCAGTTCCCCTTCGGGACGCTGACCGACGACGCCGGCGCGAGCGCCGACCCGGTGCTCGTCGAGATCGTCCAGGGGTCGCTCGCCAGTGTCGAGCTCGAGGTCGAGACCGCCATCGCCCGCACCAGTCGGAGCCCGATGATCCGCGACGCCCACGACTTCCGCGCCGGGATCCACGACCGGTTGCTGCGCAAGCTCACCGGGCGTTCCTACTCCGCGCTGGTGCACCCGGTCGCACGAGACTTCCCGATCGACCAGATGCGCCCCGGCGATGTGTTCTTCCATAACGACGTCTACCGGTCCGAGGGCGGGATCGGACACCTGCCCGACCTGTGCGTGACCGTCCCCGTCTTCTCGGACGCCACGGTGGTGGCCTTCGTGCAGGCCTTCGGACACCACGATGACATCGGCGGCGCCGTACCCGGCTCGATGCCGTCGGCCGCCACCAGCGTCTTCGAGGAGGGCCTGATGGTCCCGCCGATCAAGCTGTGGGACGCCGGCGTGCCGAACCGCAGCGCGCTCGCGATCATGACCCGCAACAGCCGGATGCCGGAGTCGCTGGCCGCGGACCTCGACGCCGAGTGCTCGGCCTGTCTGATGGGTGCCGGGCGGCTGGGTGAGCTCTTCGACCGGTACGGCGTCGCGGCGGTGGAGTCCTGCTTCGACGCGATCATCGATCGCACCACACAGACCTACCGGCGCGAGATCCTCGGGCGGATCCCGGTGGGCAGCTGGGTGTGGGAGGACTACGCCGAGCATGACGGCGTCGACGAGCCGATGCTGCACACGCAGCGGATCACCCTGACCCGGACCGCCGCCGACGACCCCGAGGGCGAGCGGCTGGTGATCGACTTCGACGGCACCGGGCCGCAGGCCAAGGGACCGATCAACCACTGTGGCGACTACTCCGACGGCGTCTTCTTGAAGAAGTGGCTGGCCCCGATCCTGCGCAACCTGGCCGAGACCCCGGAGCGGATGGCCGAGCTCGACGTCAACGAGGGCGTGGTACCCCTGATCGAGATGCGCTTCCCGCCTCCGGGCACGTTGCTCACTCCGGTCTTCCCGGCCCCCACCAACGCGCGCACGTTCGTGATCCTGCGGCTGCTGGGCGTGCTCTCCGGCGTGCTCGCCAAGGCGGTCGACGGTCGGATGCCAGCGGACCAGGAGACCATCCGCTACACCGGGGTGTACGGCGAGGACCTCGACGGCCGGCCCTACCTGATGCGCGAGGTGCTCGGCGGCGGCTCGGGCGGACGGCACTACGCCGACGGCGAGGACACCATCCATGTCGTTCCCGACTCGCGCAACCTGCCCACCGAGTTCACCGAGGCACGGTTCCCGTTCGTCGTGGAGAGCCTGTCGCTTGCCCTCGACTCCGGCGGCCCGGGGCAGTTCCGCGGCGGGCTGGGCTACGAGAAGCAGATCCGGATGTTGAAGGACGCCCACTTCATGTCGATCGCGGATCGGTCGATCTTGTCCTGCTGGGGGGTCCGAGGTGGCCGCGCGGGTCGGCCGTTCCAGGTGACGGTCGACCCGGGTGGCCCCGCGGAGCGCGAGGTCGACGCGCTGGCCGACGCCGAGCCGGTCCGGGCGGGCGAGGTGATCCGGATCCGCACGACCGGCGGGGGAGGGTGGGGCGATGCGCTCGCGCGCGATCCCGCCCTCGTCGTTCGCGACGTGGTGTGGCGCAAGGTCTCTGCTGAGTCGGCGCTCACGGACTACGGCGTGGTGCTGACCGGGTCGGTGGCGGACGACACTCTGGCGTACGACGAGGCCGCTACCGCCACCGAGCGATCCCGTCGGCCTGGTCCCGCGGACGCGTTCTTCGACCGTGGGCCCGGATATGCACGGCTCTCGGGCGGGGCCTCGGCGGCCGCGGTGGACTTCGTCTGAGCTCTCCGCGGGCCGTCTGCCCGGTGAACGGCGGTTGGCAGAAATTGCCGTGGTCGGTCACCGGGGTTGGTGGCTGTTGCTCATGCCTGCGCGGGGCTGGGCACCTAGATTCGAGGGCATGCGCATCGTCATCGCTCTGGGTGGGAACGCGATGACCTCGAAGGACGGCCGGGCGCGGGTCGAGGACCAGCAGGTTGCGATCGCCGAGGCCTGCGAGCACGTCGCGGACCTGGTCGCGGCCGGCCACGACGTACTCCTCACCCACGGCAACGGACCGCAGGTCGGCAACCTGCTGCTGAAGAACGAGCTTGCCGCCGCCGAGGTGCCGCCGGTCCCACTCGACTGGTGCGATGCATCGACGCAGGCGACGATCGGGGTGACCGTGATGGACGCGCTCGACGCCGCACTCGCCGTGCGCGGCGTCGACAAGCGCACGGCGACGCTGGTCTCGCGCACGTTGGTCGACGTCGACGACCCAGGCTTCGACAACCCGACCAAGCCGATCGGACGGCACCTGTCCCGCGAGGACGCTCAGGTCCTCATCGACCACGGGCAGCGCTTCGTCGAGGTCGAGGGCAAGGGGTGGCGCCGCGTGGTCGCCTCACCCGAGCCACGGGAGTGCCTGGACGCACCGGCCGCCGACCGGCTGCTGGGCGACGGCTTCGTGGTGGTCTGCTCCGGCGGCGGCGGGATCCCGACGGTACGCCGGGCCGACGGCACCCTGGCCGGCGTCGAGGCGGTCATCGACAAGGACCTCACCGCAGCCCTGATCGCAGCACACGTCACCGCCGACGTGCTG includes:
- a CDS encoding uracil-xanthine permease family protein — its product is MFKWDVVYGGKTPPPGKAVGPHERLSWGRTIGLGAQHVVAMFGATFVFPIVMGLDPNLAILFSGICTILFLLVVKGHVPSYLGTSGSFVAGVTAIRLQGGDSADVTGAILVSGLVLALVGVLVHFAGANVLKKVLPPAVTGAVVMLIGFNLAPVVANVYWPQDQWIALMVAAFVVFATVRFPGFWARISVFLGLVFGYLISWFSDEVFGKITSFSAAANKVTTHDRIDLSGLSQAKWIGLPSMHLRDGVPAVHGPSISLTFVLLILPAVIALIAENTGHVRAVAEMTGEDLDPYMGRALAADGIATALASTFGASPTTTYAENIGVMSATRIYSTAAYYVAAFVAIILGLCPKFGVVVNAIPGGVLGGITVVLYGMIGLIGAKIWVDNGVSFADPLNMAPLAAGLIAGIGNVSLKITHSFELGGIALGTIVVIAFYHLVNVRRTGGPSPALASFGDIPPTHEGRRSGDDDPAPASV
- a CDS encoding SRPBCC family protein; protein product: MKIGGEATLVAPVERVWEAILDPRVLVATIPGCERLEQTGENTYDMTVTAGVAAIRGTYSGTCALSDLAERESLVLSVQGAGAPGTIGAKVDVRFEDNRDGTTTLLYDADAVVGGMVGGVGQRMLTSVSRRMATEFFSNIERAINGVPAHEEPVEGLAATAPEVFTASPRAGAGLDQDSFLKGVALGAGLVLLGVAAGSLFGRRK
- the cutA gene encoding aerobic carbon-monoxide dehydrogenase large subunit; protein product: MTTKLFGAKVQRVEDDRLLRGAGRYVDDLAVGPQAGTLHAAVLRSPHAHARIRDIDVEAVLDLDGVHAVWTYDDLVEMAAQTSAPLAEPLPLLIPHPALTHGRTQYALARDEVNHVGEAIAFVVADDRYLAEDALSLIRVDYEFLPPVVGIEASRAAEHLVHDDVPGNIGARLEQGTGDAAGAIAAAPHRLELDLTVERSASMPLEGRGVVARWDPDQGRLQVWSSTQTSTGVRAAVAAKLGLDLGSVDVITPDVGGGFGVKINHPWPEEVLVPLAARVLGRPVKFVEDRREHFVSAAHERAQVHHVEVGFDDDGRLLGLDVTFWHDHGAYTPYGLIVPIITSTQLLGPYKPQNYHVVFESLYTNTVMVTPYRGAGRPQGCFVMERTMDAIATYLGKDRADVRAANFIQPDEFPYDQGLIFQDGRELEYDSGDYPASLAKIKALVGWDEFEAFRADMAAQGRRVGIGLACYVEGTGVGPYEGAHIHVETSGKVKVATGLTTQGQGHQTAFAQIVADALGVPLEDVEVTTGDTRRMPYAVGTFASRAAVMSGSAVHLAAGKVREKALRIAADALEASVDDLEIVDGVIGVKGSPGATIDLGTIAVLSNPLRYAFDEKSALATQFTVGDPGKPPVAEDDEPGLEGRDFYSPERSTFASGMHSVVVETDPDTAEIRILRYAVVHDCGHLINPMIVEGQIHGGVAQGVGGALYERMVYDDAGQLLNASFMDFLMPYVTEVPESIEIDHLETPSPLNPLGIKGAGEAGVIPSAAVFASAIEDAERGGGGGLTITSMPISPSELFALRQAQGPVGEGTVVEGPIGEGTVVEGPIGEGVEGPIAEGPIAGGPIVETAGKDRP
- a CDS encoding FAD binding domain-containing protein, yielding MKPAPFRYCRPADLGAALQALADDPEAKVLAGGQSLVPLLSMRLAAPSMLVDINGLPDLDQVRVGTDGVRVGALSRHSQVLACVQAAQVQPLLCLAVAKVAHPTIRNRGTTVGSLVHADPAAELPAVLLVLGGTLTVASTSGRRTIAAGDLFAGPMESTLAHDEIAVEAFFPALPAGGGVAFDEVARRNGDYALCGIAVTMRLDGDRVVDARAGYLSVAEVPTAVDLTVALGGTVDSDALGRAGEAALAVLDPQDDIHATAAYRAQLVRVLTSRAVRAAYDDARARGRVDP
- a CDS encoding amidase, whose protein sequence is MPDLSVDSTARAMVAALRARRISARELLDLHLARIVARNPQLNALVSLDEDRARAAATAADKALVAGGEVGPLHGLPFAFKDTHDVAGWRTTYGSPIFADHVPDADELVVERVRRAGVVVVGRSNVPEFAAGSHTFNRVFGTTLNPVDPTRSAGGSSGGAACALAAGMVPLADGSDMGGSLRNPASFCGVVGFRPSLGRVPSWPTGNHWETTAVSGPLARNVGDVALLLSVMAGPDPRTPHALADPGSAFAPPLVGSLAGLRVALAPTLDGQLVVDDRVAAVVEASGAVFAAAGARVTGAAPDLALAEDTFRTLRAWLFQASFGALLAERPDDFKQSLADNIRAGESLTGADVARAYAQRTALADTMRVFFASHDLLVLPTSQVPPFPADQEYPAEINGQPMETYLDWMRSAYFITVTGCPAISVPAGTTPEGLPVGIQVVAPHGADRFLLEVAAAFESAR
- a CDS encoding (2Fe-2S)-binding protein encodes the protein MSEELHAVRLRVNGTSYDVRVPARRLLSDALRHDLGLTGTHVGCEHGVCGACTVLLDGTPVRSCLMFAVSAIDAEITTVEGLTNDDGSLGPVQQAFKECHGLQCGFCTPGFLTTVTAGLAANPDPSREEAREIVAGNLCRCTGYQNIVAAVQRAAALRQAQGPAEGVAP